Proteins co-encoded in one Mycobacterium mantenii genomic window:
- a CDS encoding lipase family protein, producing the protein MAELGNLAGTQGAEWIARPPHEELQRKVRPLLPSDDPFYQPPLGFQHAEPGTVLRSRDVELAFLGLIPQPVKAVQLLYRTMDMHGEPEATATTVIVPAEIASGRPCPLLSYQCAIDAVSSRCFPSYALRRRAKALGAIGQFEFFLVAAAVAEGWAVSVPDHEGLRGLWGAPYEPGYRVLDGIRAARNSERLGISDSAPVGLWGYSGGGLASAWAAEMCAKYAPELDIVGAVLGSPVGDLGNTFRRLNGGFLSGLPALVVAALAHIYPDLDRLIREHSNEEGRALLDSLEKMTTVEAVVRMAGKNMGDYLDQPLEQILSTPEITYVFDHIKLGAAVPTPPVLIVQAVHDYLIDVHDIDVLAHAYSSGGAQVTYHRDAFNEHMMLHPLSAPMTLRWLTDRFEGRPLTEHLVRTTWPTMFNPMTYVGMARLLKIAAKVVTGRKVGRRPL; encoded by the coding sequence ATGGCTGAGCTCGGCAACCTGGCAGGCACGCAGGGCGCGGAATGGATCGCCCGCCCGCCGCACGAGGAACTGCAGCGCAAGGTGCGTCCGCTGCTGCCCTCGGACGACCCGTTCTACCAGCCGCCGCTGGGCTTCCAGCACGCCGAGCCGGGGACGGTGCTGCGTTCGCGCGACGTCGAGCTGGCGTTCCTCGGCCTGATTCCGCAGCCCGTCAAGGCCGTCCAGCTGCTGTACCGGACCATGGACATGCACGGCGAGCCGGAGGCCACCGCCACGACGGTGATCGTCCCCGCCGAAATCGCTTCGGGGCGGCCGTGCCCGCTGCTGTCGTACCAATGCGCGATCGACGCCGTCTCCTCGCGCTGTTTCCCGTCCTACGCGCTGCGGCGCAGGGCGAAGGCGCTGGGCGCCATCGGACAGTTCGAGTTCTTCCTGGTCGCCGCGGCCGTCGCCGAGGGGTGGGCCGTCTCGGTGCCCGACCATGAAGGTCTGCGCGGCCTGTGGGGCGCCCCGTACGAGCCCGGCTACCGCGTCCTGGACGGCATCCGGGCCGCGCGGAACTCGGAGCGTCTCGGGATTTCGGACTCCGCCCCCGTCGGGCTGTGGGGGTACTCCGGCGGCGGGCTGGCCAGCGCGTGGGCCGCGGAAATGTGCGCCAAGTACGCGCCCGAACTCGACATCGTCGGGGCGGTGCTGGGCTCACCCGTCGGGGACCTGGGCAACACCTTCCGCCGACTCAACGGCGGCTTCCTGTCGGGGCTTCCCGCACTGGTGGTGGCCGCGCTCGCGCACATCTATCCCGACCTGGACCGGCTGATCAGGGAGCACTCCAACGAGGAGGGGCGGGCCCTGCTCGACTCGCTGGAGAAGATGACGACGGTGGAGGCCGTCGTGCGGATGGCCGGCAAGAACATGGGCGACTACCTCGACCAGCCGCTCGAGCAGATCCTGTCCACCCCGGAGATCACCTACGTCTTCGACCACATCAAGCTGGGTGCCGCCGTCCCGACGCCGCCGGTGCTGATCGTCCAGGCCGTGCACGACTACCTGATCGACGTCCACGACATCGACGTGCTCGCCCACGCGTATTCGTCCGGCGGCGCGCAGGTCACCTACCACCGCGACGCCTTCAACGAGCACATGATGCTGCATCCGCTGTCGGCCCCGATGACGCTGCGCTGGCTGACAGATCGCTTCGAGGGCCGCCCGCTGACCGAGCACCTGGTGCGAACCACCTGGCCGACGATGTTCAACCCGATGACCTACGTCGGCATGGCCCGGCTGCTGAAGATCGCGGCCAAGGTCGTCACGGGCCGCAAGGTCGGCCGCCGTCCGCTATGA
- the nadA gene encoding quinolinate synthase NadA — translation MTVINRMDTLAESMVADITNSPTGYAGVAGDEQWAAEVRRLAKLRGATVLAHNYQLPEVQDVADHVGDSLALSRIAAEAPEDTIVFCGVHFMAETAKILSPDKTVLIPDQRAGCSLADSITADELRAWKDEHPGAVVVSYVNTTAAVKALTDICCTSSNAVEVVESIDPDREVLFCPDQFLGAHVRRMTGRENLHVWAGECHVHAGINGDELNDQARANPDAELFVHPECGCATSALYLAGEGAFPPDRVKILSTGGMLDAATQTNARKVLVATEVGMLYQLRRAAPQVDFRAVNDRASCKFMKMITPAALLRCLVDGADEVHVDPDVAAAGRRSVQRMIAIGQPGGGE, via the coding sequence ATGACGGTTATCAATCGCATGGACACGCTCGCCGAAAGCATGGTCGCCGACATCACGAATTCACCCACCGGCTACGCCGGTGTGGCCGGTGATGAGCAATGGGCCGCCGAGGTTCGCCGCCTGGCGAAGCTGCGCGGCGCCACCGTGCTGGCGCACAACTATCAGTTGCCCGAGGTCCAGGACGTCGCCGACCACGTGGGCGACTCCCTGGCGCTGTCGCGGATCGCGGCCGAGGCGCCCGAGGACACCATCGTGTTCTGCGGGGTGCACTTCATGGCCGAGACCGCCAAAATCCTGAGTCCCGACAAGACCGTGCTCATCCCGGATCAGCGCGCCGGATGCTCGCTGGCCGATTCCATCACCGCCGACGAACTGCGCGCCTGGAAGGACGAACACCCCGGCGCGGTCGTCGTCTCCTACGTCAACACGACGGCCGCGGTGAAGGCGCTCACCGACATCTGCTGCACCTCGTCCAACGCCGTCGAGGTCGTCGAGTCCATCGACCCGGACCGCGAGGTGTTGTTCTGCCCGGATCAGTTCCTCGGCGCCCACGTCCGCCGGATGACGGGTCGCGAGAACCTGCACGTGTGGGCCGGCGAATGCCATGTGCACGCCGGGATCAACGGCGACGAGCTCAACGACCAGGCCCGCGCGAATCCGGACGCCGAGCTGTTCGTGCACCCCGAATGCGGTTGCGCCACTTCGGCCCTGTATCTCGCGGGCGAAGGGGCCTTTCCGCCGGACCGGGTGAAGATCCTGTCCACCGGCGGCATGCTGGACGCCGCCACCCAGACCAACGCACGCAAGGTCCTGGTGGCCACCGAGGTCGGCATGTTGTATCAATTGCGCCGGGCCGCACCGCAAGTCGACTTCCGCGCGGTCAACGACCGCGCGTCCTGCAAGTTCATGAAGATGATCACCCCGGCGGCCCTGCTGCGCTGCCTGGTCGACGGTGCCGACGAGGTCCATGTCGACCCCGACGTCGCCGCCGCCGGCCGGCGCAGCGTTCAGCGAATGATCGCGATCGGGCAGCCGGGCGGTGGCGAATGA
- the bioB gene encoding biotin synthase BioB produces the protein MTQAATRPTADTGNDEDILAVARQQVLEGGQGLSRDQVLRVLQLPDDRLDELLALAHEVRMRWCGPEVEVEGIISLKTGGCPEDCHFCSQSGLFASPVRSARLDIPSLVEAAKQTAKSGATEFCIVAAVRGPDERLLAQVAAGIEAIRNEVEINIACSLGMLTAEQVEQLSEMGVHRYNHNLETARSFFTNVVTTHSWEERWETLSMVRDAGMEVCCGGILGMGETLEQRAEFAAELAELGPDEVPLNFLNPRPGTPFGDLEVMPATEALKSVAAFRLALPRTMLRFAGGREITLGDLGAKKGILGGINAVIVGNYLTTLGRPAESDLELLDDLQMPLKGLNASL, from the coding sequence GTGACTCAAGCGGCAACTCGACCGACGGCCGACACCGGCAACGACGAGGACATCTTGGCGGTGGCCCGGCAGCAGGTATTGGAGGGCGGCCAGGGATTGAGCCGGGACCAGGTGCTGCGGGTGCTGCAGCTGCCCGACGACCGGCTCGACGAGCTGCTGGCGCTGGCCCACGAGGTGCGAATGCGCTGGTGCGGTCCCGAGGTCGAGGTCGAGGGCATCATCAGCCTGAAGACCGGCGGCTGCCCGGAGGACTGCCACTTCTGCTCGCAGTCGGGCCTGTTCGCGTCGCCGGTGCGCAGCGCCCGGCTGGACATTCCCAGCCTGGTTGAGGCGGCCAAACAGACCGCCAAGTCCGGCGCCACCGAATTCTGCATCGTGGCCGCGGTGCGCGGGCCCGACGAGCGGCTGCTGGCCCAGGTCGCGGCGGGCATTGAAGCGATCCGCAACGAGGTCGAGATCAACATCGCCTGCTCGCTGGGCATGCTGACGGCCGAGCAGGTCGAGCAGCTTTCCGAGATGGGTGTGCACCGCTACAACCACAACCTCGAGACCGCGCGCTCGTTCTTCACCAACGTCGTCACCACCCACAGCTGGGAGGAGCGTTGGGAGACGCTGTCGATGGTCCGCGACGCCGGCATGGAAGTCTGCTGCGGCGGCATCCTCGGCATGGGCGAGACGCTCGAGCAGCGGGCGGAATTCGCCGCCGAACTGGCCGAACTCGGCCCCGACGAGGTGCCGCTGAACTTCCTCAACCCGCGGCCGGGCACCCCGTTCGGCGACCTGGAGGTGATGCCGGCGACCGAGGCGCTGAAGTCGGTGGCCGCATTCCGCCTGGCGCTGCCGCGCACCATGTTGCGCTTCGCCGGCGGCCGCGAGATCACCCTGGGCGATCTGGGTGCCAAGAAGGGCATCCTGGGCGGCATCAACGCCGTGATCGTCGGTAACTACCTGACCACCCTGGGCCGTCCGGCTGAGTCCGACCTGGAGTTGCTGGACGACCTGCAGATGCCCCTCAAGGGGCTCAACGCCAGCTTGTAG
- a CDS encoding NUDIX hydrolase: MAHGSTAHEVLAVVFQVRDVTGQVTKGHHTAKPQLNVLLWQRAKNPQQGTWSLPGGQLRNDEDMITSVRRQLAEKVDLKELAHLEQLAVFSDPQRVPDTRMIASTFLGLVPSPASPELPPDTRWHPVNSLPPMAFDHGQMVDNARTRLIAKLSYTNIGFALAPREFALSTLRDIYGAALGYQVDATNLQRVLARRGVITATGTIAQSGRSGGRPAALYRFTEAALRVTDEFAALKPPGLAG; encoded by the coding sequence ATGGCCCATGGTAGCACCGCCCACGAAGTGCTCGCGGTCGTGTTCCAGGTTCGCGACGTGACCGGCCAGGTTACGAAGGGACACCACACGGCGAAACCGCAACTGAACGTGCTGTTATGGCAACGCGCCAAAAATCCGCAACAGGGCACGTGGTCGCTGCCCGGCGGGCAGCTGCGCAACGACGAGGACATGATCACCTCGGTCCGGCGCCAGCTCGCCGAGAAAGTCGATCTCAAGGAGCTGGCTCACCTGGAACAGCTCGCGGTGTTCTCCGACCCGCAGCGGGTGCCCGACACCCGCATGATCGCCTCCACCTTCCTGGGCCTGGTGCCCTCCCCCGCCAGCCCCGAGCTGCCGCCGGACACCCGCTGGCATCCGGTGAACTCCCTGCCCCCGATGGCCTTCGACCACGGTCAGATGGTCGACAACGCCCGCACCAGGCTGATCGCCAAACTGTCCTACACCAACATCGGCTTCGCCTTGGCACCAAGGGAATTCGCGCTTTCCACGCTGCGCGACATCTACGGCGCCGCGCTGGGGTATCAGGTCGACGCGACGAACCTACAGCGAGTCCTGGCGCGGCGCGGGGTCATCACGGCGACCGGCACCATCGCGCAATCCGGCCGCAGCGGCGGACGCCCGGCCGCGTTGTACCGGTTCACCGAGGCGGCGCTGCGCGTCACCGACGAGTTCGCCGCGCTCAAGCCGCCGGGGCTGGCAGGCTAG
- a CDS encoding DUF2567 domain-containing protein yields MTEQPKTAAADSSAPDAALRRTRTRALLIVALGSAATGLVIGGLWAWIAPPIRAVVALTRSGERVHDYLGNESEHFFVAPALMLGLLTVLAVVASVGVWQWREHRGPGMVVALSSGMAAAAAAAAAVGAGLVRLSYGALDFDAVPLTKSPSVAYVTQAPPVFFSQGPLQIAVGLLWPAGIAALVYAVRAAADARDDLGALPREPRPSDALPVQGGAAEAPVS; encoded by the coding sequence TTGACCGAGCAACCTAAGACCGCCGCCGCGGATTCCTCCGCCCCGGACGCCGCCTTGCGCCGGACGCGTACCCGCGCGCTCCTGATCGTGGCATTGGGATCGGCGGCGACCGGCCTGGTGATCGGCGGGCTGTGGGCGTGGATCGCGCCGCCGATTCGCGCCGTGGTGGCGCTCACCCGCTCGGGCGAGCGGGTTCATGACTACCTGGGCAACGAGTCCGAGCACTTCTTCGTCGCACCGGCACTGATGCTGGGGCTGCTGACCGTGCTGGCGGTGGTGGCGTCGGTGGGGGTGTGGCAGTGGCGTGAGCACCGCGGGCCGGGAATGGTCGTCGCCCTGTCGAGCGGCATGGCGGCGGCCGCCGCCGCGGCCGCCGCGGTGGGCGCGGGGCTGGTCCGGCTGAGCTACGGCGCCCTGGACTTCGATGCGGTACCGCTGACGAAAAGCCCGTCCGTCGCGTACGTCACGCAGGCGCCGCCGGTGTTCTTCTCGCAGGGTCCGCTGCAGATCGCGGTGGGCCTGTTGTGGCCGGCCGGTATCGCGGCCCTGGTCTATGCGGTGCGTGCGGCCGCGGACGCCCGTGACGACCTGGGTGCGCTTCCGCGCGAGCCTAGGCCCTCCGATGCGCTGCCGGTGCAGGGCGGCGCCGCGGAAGCGCCCGTGTCATAG
- the bsaP gene encoding biotin synthase auxiliary protein BsaP, translating into MVGDLGAVVSAGVYNVYTGELGGTAVPTAAQLGLEPPRFCAACGRRMVVQVRPDGWRARCSRHGEADSADLETQR; encoded by the coding sequence GTGGTTGGCGATCTGGGCGCTGTGGTCAGCGCCGGCGTCTACAACGTCTACACCGGGGAATTAGGGGGCACCGCAGTGCCGACAGCCGCTCAGTTGGGTCTGGAGCCTCCCCGGTTCTGCGCGGCGTGCGGCCGCCGGATGGTGGTTCAGGTCCGCCCCGACGGCTGGCGGGCGCGCTGCTCGAGGCACGGTGAGGCCGATTCCGCGGATCTGGAGACGCAGCGTTGA